One Sinorhizobium sp. BG8 DNA window includes the following coding sequences:
- a CDS encoding UTP--glucose-1-phosphate uridylyltransferase yields MDRSKTVRKAVIPVAGNGTRFLPATKAMPKEMLTIVDRPVVQYAVDEARQAGIEHIVFVTSRNKQAIEDHFDDTPELISSLSRSGKNAQISELESMLPAAGSVSFTRQQAPLGLGHAVWCARDLIGDEPFALLLPDMICYGTRGCMAGLMDLYNEVGGNVVGVEQCAPEDASKYGIVGQGDSVSHGFSVTKMVEKPSAGEAPSNFYLNGRYILQPEIFPILAHQQRGAGNEIQLTDGMLKLSEDQNFHAHPYQGRTFDCGSKHGFIEANVAFALARADIGGIVFESVREMVLSHEGRIQAA; encoded by the coding sequence ATGGATCGATCAAAGACCGTCAGGAAAGCAGTCATCCCGGTCGCGGGTAACGGAACGCGGTTCCTGCCGGCTACGAAAGCCATGCCAAAGGAAATGCTCACGATCGTCGATCGTCCGGTGGTCCAGTACGCAGTGGATGAGGCCCGCCAGGCCGGTATCGAGCACATCGTCTTCGTTACGAGCCGCAACAAGCAGGCGATCGAAGACCACTTCGACGACACGCCCGAGCTGATCTCTTCGCTTTCCCGTTCGGGCAAGAACGCTCAGATCTCCGAGCTTGAAAGCATGCTTCCGGCTGCCGGCTCGGTGAGCTTCACGCGCCAGCAGGCCCCTCTCGGCCTGGGGCACGCCGTCTGGTGCGCCCGTGACCTGATTGGTGACGAACCCTTCGCGCTTCTGCTCCCCGATATGATCTGCTATGGTACGCGTGGCTGCATGGCGGGCCTGATGGACCTCTACAACGAGGTCGGTGGCAACGTCGTCGGCGTCGAGCAGTGCGCACCTGAAGATGCATCGAAATACGGCATCGTTGGCCAGGGTGACTCGGTTTCACACGGGTTTTCAGTGACCAAGATGGTCGAGAAGCCTAGTGCTGGTGAAGCGCCGTCCAATTTCTACCTCAATGGCCGTTATATCTTGCAGCCGGAAATTTTCCCGATCCTCGCACACCAGCAGCGGGGCGCCGGAAACGAAATCCAGCTTACGGACGGCATGTTGAAGCTGTCCGAAGACCAGAACTTCCATGCGCATCCCTATCAGGGGCGGACATTCGACTGCGGCTCGAAGCACGGCTTCATCGAGGCCAATGTCGCATTCGCGCTCGCCCGTGCCGACATCGGCGGGATCGTGTTTGAATCTGTGCGAGAGATGGTTCTCTCGCATGAAGGCCGCATCCAGGCGGCATAA
- a CDS encoding glycosyltransferase family 2 protein translates to MIRSQPDVTFVVAAYNSADTIVPAIESALAQRGVTVEVLVVDDCSSDDTRSVVSAIDDPRVRLIALQQNRGPGGARNAGLQQASGRWIATLDSDDTIHPDRLRRMLDRAERMDAEVAVDNIEVVSGDGRRQQMFERAELQRHPTISLAEFIESNVLFEAEHNFGYLKPVFERAFIEIHGLRFDETLRIGEDYIFLASALAKGARCAVEPEPGYVYHIREGSISRVLKIHHVDAMLAADETFLRSHQLDEAAKLAQRKRSRSLREARSFLTLVEQLKTKSLGGAVRTAFSNPAALRHLRMPIAARLRRLTAPRPSPAATVVAAGQPNPGNSPHKSKG, encoded by the coding sequence ATGATCCGTTCGCAACCAGACGTGACCTTCGTCGTGGCGGCTTACAATTCCGCCGATACGATCGTGCCGGCGATCGAGAGTGCCTTGGCGCAGCGTGGCGTGACGGTAGAAGTTCTCGTCGTCGACGATTGCTCGTCCGACGATACGCGATCGGTCGTTTCCGCGATCGATGATCCGCGTGTCCGGCTGATTGCGCTTCAGCAAAACCGCGGCCCCGGTGGTGCGCGCAATGCCGGCTTGCAGCAAGCGAGCGGTCGATGGATCGCCACCCTCGATTCCGATGATACGATCCATCCGGACAGATTGCGCCGGATGCTCGATCGCGCCGAGCGGATGGACGCCGAGGTTGCGGTCGACAACATCGAAGTCGTGTCCGGCGATGGCCGCCGGCAGCAAATGTTCGAACGTGCTGAACTTCAGCGCCACCCGACGATCAGTCTCGCCGAGTTCATCGAGTCGAACGTCCTCTTCGAGGCCGAGCACAATTTCGGTTACTTGAAGCCGGTGTTCGAACGTGCGTTCATCGAGATCCATGGCTTGCGTTTCGATGAGACGCTTCGCATCGGCGAGGATTACATTTTCCTGGCGTCGGCGCTCGCCAAGGGCGCACGGTGCGCGGTCGAACCTGAGCCGGGATACGTCTACCACATTCGTGAAGGTTCGATCTCGCGCGTGCTGAAGATCCACCACGTGGATGCAATGCTTGCCGCCGACGAGACGTTCCTGCGGAGCCATCAGCTCGACGAAGCTGCAAAACTTGCGCAACGCAAGCGCAGCCGCAGCCTTCGGGAAGCCCGCTCATTCCTCACACTCGTCGAACAGTTGAAGACCAAATCGCTTGGTGGCGCCGTTCGCACCGCCTTCAGCAACCCTGCGGCGCTCAGGCATCTGCGTATGCCCATCGCCGCACGTCTGCGCCGTCTGACGGCGCCTCGCCCTTCCCCGGCGGCGACAGTGGTCGCCGCCGGTCAACCGAACCCGGGCAACAGCCCGCACAAGAGCAAAGGATAA
- a CDS encoding glycosyltransferase family 2 protein — protein sequence MISQRSNAVAPLRVDIAVCTFRRPQLAETLRSLGRLAVPEGTTLRIIIADNDVTPSAEPLVERLRGEIPFALHYVHCPAGNISIARNACLDSADADFLAFLDDDEVASELWLVNLLNAAEATGAEVVLGPVKAVYLSSAPEWMRNGDFHSTMPVWVRGEIRTGYTCNTLLRPDAPSLRGRRFNLALGRTGGEDTEFFTHMHEAGGRIAFAEEAWLDDPVPENRASFGWLAKRRFRVGQTHGRLLAEGASALKRPASVALAAAKATVCFVSGAVFALSPITRNRFLLRGVMHTGVVAGLLGAREIRQYGALEAASS from the coding sequence ATGATCAGCCAGCGTTCCAACGCAGTCGCACCGTTGCGGGTCGATATCGCTGTCTGCACCTTCCGCAGACCGCAACTTGCAGAGACCCTGCGCTCCCTGGGCCGGCTTGCCGTTCCGGAAGGAACGACGCTTCGCATCATCATCGCCGACAATGATGTGACGCCGAGCGCCGAGCCGCTGGTCGAGCGCCTGCGAGGCGAAATTCCCTTCGCGCTGCACTACGTGCATTGCCCGGCGGGCAACATCTCAATTGCCCGCAATGCCTGCCTCGACAGTGCCGATGCGGATTTCCTCGCCTTTCTGGACGATGACGAGGTGGCGTCCGAACTGTGGCTGGTCAATCTTCTGAACGCCGCCGAGGCCACCGGCGCCGAAGTCGTGCTAGGCCCGGTAAAGGCTGTCTACCTTTCGAGCGCACCCGAATGGATGCGCAACGGCGACTTTCATTCGACGATGCCGGTCTGGGTCCGGGGCGAGATACGCACTGGCTATACCTGCAATACGCTTTTGCGCCCCGACGCACCTTCGTTGAGAGGGCGCCGCTTCAATCTCGCGCTCGGCCGTACGGGCGGGGAGGATACGGAGTTCTTCACGCATATGCATGAGGCCGGCGGGCGGATTGCCTTTGCGGAGGAAGCCTGGCTGGACGATCCGGTTCCCGAAAACAGGGCATCCTTTGGATGGCTGGCGAAGCGGCGCTTTCGCGTCGGCCAGACACATGGCCGGCTGCTTGCCGAGGGTGCTTCAGCGCTGAAGCGTCCGGCATCAGTTGCTTTGGCAGCTGCGAAGGCGACCGTCTGCTTCGTTTCCGGCGCGGTTTTCGCCCTGTCGCCGATCACGCGCAATCGCTTCCTCCTGCGAGGCGTCATGCACACCGGCGTCGTGGCAGGCCTTCTGGGAGCCCGTGAGATCCGCCAATATGGAGCACTGGAGGCGGCGTCCTCATGA
- a CDS encoding glycosyltransferase family 2 protein → MTIDALKSVRCLIVIPCLNEAAHIEQLVHKLRFALAVLDADIVIADGGSIDGTREIVTRLAAENPAVTLLHNPKRIQSAAINLVVDTYGSQYDYLIRIDAHGEYPDDYCERLVQEALATGADSVVVGMKTVGFSTFQKATAFAQNSKLGNGGSKHRVGAPSHWADHGHHALMRIAAFRAIGGYDESFSHNEDAEFDYRLNKAGYRIWMTDRTSMVYYPRKTVGTLFRQYFAYGRGRARNFLKHRALPSVRQMIPLAVAPVAIGAVLALINWIAVVPLGLWVAACLGYGIWMALGQRNPYGPLAAVSAMVMHFAWSAGFWRELLDFRHRRISQ, encoded by the coding sequence ATGACCATTGATGCCTTGAAGTCCGTCAGGTGCCTGATCGTTATCCCCTGCCTCAACGAGGCGGCTCATATCGAACAGTTGGTCCACAAGTTGCGGTTTGCCCTTGCGGTCCTCGACGCCGATATCGTGATTGCGGATGGTGGAAGCATAGATGGGACGCGCGAAATCGTGACCCGGCTGGCAGCGGAAAACCCAGCGGTTACCCTGCTCCACAACCCGAAACGCATCCAGAGTGCTGCCATCAATCTCGTGGTGGACACGTACGGATCCCAATACGACTATCTCATCCGCATCGATGCGCATGGCGAGTATCCGGACGACTACTGCGAGCGGTTGGTGCAAGAGGCGCTGGCGACCGGTGCAGATTCCGTGGTCGTCGGCATGAAGACCGTCGGCTTCAGCACTTTCCAGAAGGCGACGGCCTTCGCACAGAACTCCAAGCTCGGAAATGGCGGATCGAAGCACCGCGTCGGCGCGCCCAGCCACTGGGCCGACCATGGCCATCACGCGCTCATGCGGATCGCGGCTTTTCGCGCCATCGGAGGATACGACGAGAGCTTCAGCCACAACGAGGATGCGGAGTTCGACTACCGTCTCAACAAGGCCGGCTACCGCATCTGGATGACTGACCGGACGAGCATGGTCTACTATCCGCGCAAGACGGTCGGGACGCTGTTTCGCCAGTATTTCGCCTATGGCCGCGGTCGTGCACGGAATTTCCTGAAGCACCGTGCGCTGCCGAGTGTCCGGCAGATGATCCCGCTTGCGGTCGCTCCCGTGGCAATCGGTGCCGTTCTTGCGCTCATCAACTGGATTGCGGTTGTCCCGCTGGGGCTATGGGTGGCCGCGTGCCTCGGCTACGGCATCTGGATGGCACTTGGCCAGCGCAATCCCTACGGCCCTCTGGCCGCGGTGTCCGCCATGGTCATGCACTTTGCATGGTCGGCCGGTTTCTGGCGCGAACTCCTCGATTTCCGACACAGGAGGATTTCGCAATGA
- a CDS encoding glycosyl transferase family 1 produces the protein MLHVLYLAHDLSDSAVRRRVLAFEAGGAKVTLAGFRRGTRALPYAADKQPIKLGVTKDARFAQRTGAVAKAWLQLGGSLGNVTRPDVIVARNLEMLALASRAQSLFGGADLPIVYECLDIHRLLLRNDFAGRAIRSVEANLGRKVSLVLTSSPAFIEYYFRNRSGIEAPLSLVENKVLALDEAANQVVAQPRPPAPGEPWKIGWFGALRCRKSLALLAAFSRAMKGRFEIVLRGQPAYTEFDDFDGFVRNEPYMTFHGAYQNPEQLAEIYNEVQFTWAIDFFEEGLNSSWLLPNRLYEGCRYGAVPITMNGTETARFVAGKGIGLVLDQPSVLALTTLLGEMSEARYLDEFDRVAAQGIGTWIFDRADCQALVRRIGSVVRPSSSMAQVKSVNEGGLS, from the coding sequence ATGCTGCATGTCCTCTACCTGGCGCATGACCTTTCCGATTCCGCGGTGCGCCGCCGCGTACTTGCCTTCGAGGCAGGTGGGGCAAAGGTGACGCTTGCCGGGTTTCGACGGGGGACAAGAGCGCTGCCCTATGCGGCGGACAAGCAGCCAATCAAACTGGGCGTGACGAAGGACGCCCGCTTCGCGCAACGCACCGGTGCCGTCGCCAAGGCGTGGCTTCAGCTCGGTGGTTCGCTTGGCAACGTCACTCGCCCCGATGTGATTGTCGCGCGAAATCTCGAAATGCTGGCGCTTGCATCGCGCGCGCAGTCCCTTTTCGGTGGAGCGGACCTGCCGATCGTCTACGAGTGCCTCGACATTCATCGTCTGCTTCTGCGCAACGATTTCGCAGGCAGGGCGATACGTTCGGTAGAGGCGAACCTGGGTCGGAAGGTGAGCCTTGTCCTGACCAGTTCGCCAGCCTTCATCGAATACTATTTCCGGAACCGCTCCGGGATCGAGGCGCCACTGTCTCTGGTGGAAAACAAGGTGCTGGCCCTCGATGAGGCGGCCAACCAGGTGGTGGCGCAGCCACGGCCTCCGGCACCCGGCGAGCCTTGGAAGATCGGTTGGTTCGGCGCCCTGCGGTGTCGCAAATCGCTCGCCTTGCTGGCCGCGTTCTCGCGGGCGATGAAGGGCCGGTTCGAGATCGTGCTCAGGGGCCAGCCCGCCTACACCGAATTCGACGACTTCGACGGGTTTGTCAGGAACGAACCCTACATGACGTTCCACGGGGCCTATCAGAATCCCGAGCAGCTCGCCGAAATCTACAACGAAGTCCAGTTCACCTGGGCTATCGACTTTTTCGAGGAAGGCCTGAACTCCAGCTGGCTGCTGCCCAACCGGCTCTACGAGGGCTGCCGTTATGGTGCTGTCCCCATCACGATGAACGGTACCGAAACGGCACGCTTCGTTGCCGGCAAGGGTATCGGACTTGTCCTCGACCAGCCTAGCGTCCTGGCTTTGACGACGCTGCTCGGCGAGATGAGCGAGGCGCGCTACCTCGATGAATTCGACCGCGTTGCGGCGCAGGGCATCGGCACCTGGATTTTCGATCGCGCGGATTGCCAGGCCCTGGTGCGGCGCATCGGTTCGGTCGTGCGCCCGTCCAGCTCCATGGCGCAGGTGAAGTCGGTGAACGAAGGGGGACTGTCATGA
- a CDS encoding glycoside hydrolase family 16 protein, translating into MTGACIAAPALAQDGVSGKSFVDNFDSLNKARWYISDGWNNGAHQNCTWSKEQAKVVDGVLELSFEKRQAGERDYVCGEIQTHKRFGYGTYEARLKSADGSGLNSAFFSFIGPTDKKPHDEIDFEVLGKNPAKVQVNQYISGKGGNEFLADVAGGANGGFNDYAFVWESDRLRYYVNGEMVHEVTDPAKLPVNAQKIFFSLWGTDTLSDWMGAFSYTAPTKMQVDRVAFTALGEKCQFAESVACLLN; encoded by the coding sequence ATGACTGGTGCCTGCATCGCTGCCCCCGCTTTGGCGCAGGATGGAGTTAGCGGCAAGTCCTTCGTGGACAACTTCGACAGCTTGAACAAGGCGAGATGGTACATCTCCGACGGATGGAACAACGGCGCTCATCAGAACTGCACCTGGTCCAAGGAACAGGCGAAGGTGGTCGATGGTGTTCTGGAGCTGAGCTTCGAAAAGAGGCAGGCGGGTGAACGCGACTATGTTTGTGGTGAAATCCAGACCCACAAACGCTTCGGATACGGCACTTACGAGGCCAGACTGAAGTCCGCTGACGGCTCCGGGCTTAATTCTGCCTTTTTCAGCTTTATAGGTCCCACCGACAAGAAGCCGCACGACGAAATCGATTTCGAAGTGTTGGGCAAGAATCCCGCCAAAGTACAGGTCAATCAATACATTTCGGGGAAAGGCGGCAACGAGTTTCTCGCAGATGTTGCGGGTGGCGCGAATGGTGGTTTCAATGACTATGCTTTTGTCTGGGAGAGCGATCGTCTCAGATACTATGTAAACGGCGAGATGGTCCACGAGGTTACCGATCCCGCCAAGCTTCCCGTCAATGCGCAGAAGATTTTCTTCAGCCTCTGGGGAACGGACACGTTGTCCGACTGGATGGGGGCTTTCTCCTACACGGCGCCAACCAAGATGCAGGTCGACCGCGTCGCCTTCACGGCGCTCGGAGAGAAATGCCAGTTCGCCGAGTCGGTTGCCTGCCTTCTGAACTGA
- a CDS encoding acyltransferase encodes MDGNISARINFLRIVLISGIVLVHIPYSPATSPFLGAYGLFDWLRVFLGDSLFRIGVPCLSAISGYLLFYRGLAGFNYTATLRSKAVTILLPFLIWNLSFLLFAFAVQKVGAGHSYLPHVYEASPRELANLAFAIESWPINLPLFFLRDLLLCVVLSPVLAFLLKRYPFVTLAVLFIYAVFPVPNGIFLKKSIVFGFSLGIWASLHSVDVKKLDRFAPWIVSAVFSAAVLLSVGVYTLGPDFPAWLDVLRNLVAITGILGSWTLSSMIIDTRIGQRLTKTGGLSFWIFCGHYPVLVCFWMLWSVLNIGPYPAFYAFVIVATFAILIVSNNLARRWMPRVHSILTGSRKDSARGRPPGKPAAAEVTLRNV; translated from the coding sequence ATGGACGGCAATATTTCGGCGCGGATCAACTTCCTGCGCATCGTTCTGATCTCGGGGATCGTGCTTGTGCATATTCCCTACTCCCCGGCTACGTCTCCGTTCCTGGGTGCGTACGGCCTTTTCGACTGGCTGCGTGTGTTTCTGGGGGACAGTCTTTTCCGTATCGGCGTACCCTGCCTGAGCGCGATCTCGGGATATCTCCTGTTTTATCGGGGGCTCGCAGGATTCAACTATACGGCAACGCTTCGCAGCAAGGCTGTTACCATCCTCCTGCCATTTCTCATCTGGAACTTATCGTTCCTGCTCTTCGCGTTCGCGGTCCAAAAGGTGGGTGCGGGCCACAGTTACTTGCCTCATGTCTACGAGGCGTCTCCTCGTGAACTCGCAAACCTGGCCTTTGCCATTGAGAGCTGGCCGATCAATCTGCCACTCTTCTTCCTGCGCGACCTTCTGCTCTGCGTGGTGCTTTCGCCCGTATTGGCATTCCTGTTGAAGCGGTATCCGTTCGTTACGCTGGCGGTGCTGTTCATCTATGCGGTATTCCCCGTCCCGAATGGCATATTCCTGAAGAAGTCCATCGTTTTCGGTTTCAGCCTCGGCATATGGGCCAGCCTTCATTCCGTTGATGTCAAGAAACTTGACCGCTTTGCACCCTGGATCGTGTCCGCGGTCTTTTCCGCAGCGGTACTGCTTTCGGTCGGCGTCTACACACTTGGACCCGATTTTCCGGCTTGGCTGGACGTGTTGCGTAACCTCGTCGCGATTACCGGCATTCTGGGTTCATGGACGCTGTCGTCCATGATCATCGATACCCGTATCGGCCAGCGCCTGACGAAAACGGGTGGTCTGAGCTTCTGGATCTTCTGCGGACACTATCCAGTGCTCGTGTGCTTCTGGATGCTCTGGAGCGTACTGAATATCGGCCCCTACCCCGCCTTCTACGCCTTCGTGATTGTCGCCACCTTCGCAATTCTGATTGTTTCCAACAATCTCGCCCGGCGCTGGATGCCCCGGGTCCACAGCATCCTCACGGGGAGCCGGAAGGACAGTGCGCGCGGTCGCCCGCCTGGCAAGCCGGCCGCCGCCGAGGTCACTCTTCGAAATGTGTAA
- a CDS encoding lipopolysaccharide biosynthesis protein produces the protein MPPTVNAKSVTRNVGWSVLSKTSTFGLKFVTVPILARILTPESFGAVAVALTLVQFLAMIGGAGLASALVIQKDENLDTIHSVFWANLAISCLMAVVLYVGADPLAAWLGAPEAAGLLRIMSVLIPLQLGGDVAYALLARRMQFSKDAAWSMISELAGAGLAVILALLGAGVWALVAQLFISAIIRLAGLYAVSRYLPRFVFKPRRVLELSRFSLGMMGSEIANFITFQSPMVVISRFLGLADAGAYSAANRFASIPNQVVLSAVMGVLFPAFSNMMHDRQRRSDALMLSTQVTTVLLAPMMFGLWAIAEPAMLVLFGHQWAYAWPVLGLLALSKGVLTPCSTFIPYLKGVGHGGALFWWAVIRAVVTTAAVVYGAAGGTLVSAMIWLCIVNVAVLIGYSWVVFRADGMPFLRGLYLSTRPMVTAFLMALIVRYTLDMLRDHLTNPVLQIVVGSILGGIIYGLLVLLTERALKDKILELVRSRRAGEVTPLAE, from the coding sequence ATGCCTCCAACTGTCAACGCGAAATCGGTCACGCGCAATGTCGGCTGGAGCGTCCTATCCAAGACAAGCACATTCGGGCTTAAGTTTGTCACGGTACCGATTCTTGCCCGCATCCTTACTCCCGAATCCTTCGGTGCCGTCGCCGTTGCGCTGACTTTGGTGCAGTTCCTCGCGATGATTGGCGGTGCCGGGCTCGCCTCGGCGCTGGTCATCCAGAAGGACGAAAATCTCGACACGATCCACTCGGTCTTCTGGGCAAATTTGGCGATTTCATGCCTGATGGCGGTGGTGCTCTATGTGGGTGCCGATCCGCTGGCTGCCTGGCTCGGAGCGCCTGAAGCGGCCGGTCTCCTGCGCATCATGAGCGTTCTGATCCCGCTCCAGCTTGGCGGCGACGTGGCCTACGCGCTTCTTGCGCGGAGGATGCAGTTCAGCAAGGACGCGGCCTGGAGCATGATCTCGGAACTGGCGGGTGCGGGGCTCGCAGTCATCCTTGCACTGCTCGGCGCCGGCGTGTGGGCGCTCGTGGCGCAGCTGTTCATTTCTGCGATCATCCGGCTCGCCGGCCTCTATGCGGTCTCGCGCTACCTGCCACGGTTCGTGTTCAAGCCGCGGCGCGTACTCGAGTTGAGCCGCTTCAGTCTCGGCATGATGGGGTCGGAAATTGCAAACTTCATCACCTTCCAGTCCCCCATGGTCGTTATTTCGCGCTTCCTCGGCCTTGCCGATGCGGGTGCCTATTCGGCCGCGAACCGCTTTGCGAGCATTCCCAACCAGGTGGTTCTCTCTGCCGTCATGGGCGTCCTGTTTCCCGCTTTCAGCAACATGATGCATGATAGGCAGCGCCGTTCGGATGCCCTCATGCTGAGCACGCAGGTCACGACCGTGCTGCTTGCGCCGATGATGTTCGGTCTCTGGGCGATCGCGGAACCGGCGATGCTCGTGCTGTTCGGGCATCAATGGGCCTATGCCTGGCCCGTGCTTGGCTTGCTCGCGCTGTCCAAGGGCGTGCTGACGCCGTGCAGCACGTTCATTCCTTATCTCAAGGGGGTGGGCCACGGCGGAGCGCTCTTCTGGTGGGCAGTGATCCGGGCGGTCGTCACCACTGCCGCTGTTGTGTACGGAGCTGCCGGCGGCACGCTGGTATCCGCGATGATCTGGCTGTGCATCGTCAATGTAGCGGTGCTTATCGGCTATTCGTGGGTCGTCTTCCGGGCCGATGGCATGCCCTTCCTGCGGGGCCTCTATCTTTCGACCCGACCGATGGTCACCGCCTTCCTCATGGCATTGATCGTCCGCTACACACTGGACATGCTTCGGGACCACCTGACAAATCCCGTTCTACAGATCGTCGTCGGTTCAATTCTCGGAGGCATAATCTACGGTCTGCTCGTACTACTGACGGAACGGGCGCTGAAGGACAAAATCCTGGAACTTGTCCGGTCGCGAAGAGCGGGCGAGGTCACTCCGCTGGCCGAGTAA
- a CDS encoding glycosyltransferase family 2 protein — translation MARLTVIIPYYQKEPGILRRALASVFAQEFTDFDIVVVDDESPYPIDQELSPLDPEQRERIIVVKQPNAGPGGARNTGLDNVPAESEFVAFLDSDDVWTPSHLKNAYESMKRFDADCYWATITGGDAFYYHFGMRNLEETEKVNRLSDSPLLIEIPEFSRVMLKNWSFLHLSCMVIGREIYRTIRFERELRLAAEDVLFFCDCALAARRVVLCDDAGAVRGEGVNIFHAIDNDSPQFLKQQFNTWVALDTLEARFSRKPEEIASIRSYKSTARRQALWSQARLVKRAKMPQFNLLARWFWRDPKLLHSAVELAVGKISRRG, via the coding sequence ATGGCAAGGCTGACTGTAATTATTCCTTACTACCAGAAGGAGCCGGGCATACTGCGGCGCGCGCTGGCCTCTGTGTTTGCGCAGGAATTCACCGATTTCGATATCGTCGTCGTCGACGATGAATCGCCTTACCCGATTGATCAGGAGCTTTCTCCGCTCGATCCCGAGCAGAGGGAACGCATCATTGTCGTCAAGCAGCCCAACGCCGGTCCCGGTGGCGCCCGCAACACGGGTCTCGACAATGTACCCGCTGAATCCGAATTCGTCGCGTTTCTCGATTCCGACGACGTGTGGACACCGTCTCACCTCAAGAACGCCTATGAGAGCATGAAGCGCTTTGACGCCGACTGCTACTGGGCAACGATCACCGGCGGGGATGCGTTCTACTATCATTTCGGCATGCGCAATCTGGAAGAGACCGAGAAGGTGAACCGGCTGTCGGACAGTCCGCTGCTCATCGAGATTCCGGAATTTTCACGGGTGATGCTCAAGAACTGGAGCTTCCTCCACCTGTCCTGCATGGTCATCGGCCGTGAGATCTACCGCACCATCCGTTTCGAGCGGGAGCTGCGCCTTGCGGCGGAAGACGTGCTCTTCTTCTGCGACTGCGCGCTTGCTGCCCGTCGCGTGGTTCTCTGCGATGATGCGGGCGCGGTGCGGGGGGAAGGCGTAAATATCTTCCATGCGATCGACAACGACTCGCCGCAGTTCCTGAAACAGCAGTTCAACACCTGGGTTGCGCTCGATACGCTGGAGGCGCGCTTTTCCCGAAAGCCGGAAGAGATCGCCTCGATCCGCTCCTACAAGAGCACCGCGCGCCGACAGGCCCTCTGGAGCCAGGCCCGCCTGGTGAAACGCGCCAAGATGCCGCAATTTAATCTTCTGGCGCGCTGGTTCTGGCGTGATCCGAAGTTGCTTCACAGCGCCGTCGAACTGGCGGTCGGAAAAATTTCGCGCCGAGGATAG
- a CDS encoding polysaccharide pyruvyl transferase family protein produces the protein MEPYYWHSHHGNFGDDLNLWLWDFLLPGFRDVHPETLLVGVGTVLNSALLPAGRKKLVLGSGYGYGTLPDMSNAAEWDIRCVRGPLTAAKVGVAEALGIIDPAAMVPHMPEFQNLPKLHKKSFVPHWESAIAGLWPTICTTVGLNYIDPRGEAKSVIREIAQSELIIAESMHGAILADAFRVPWVAVTTSSSINNFKWNDWASTLGVKYEPRHVPISSRAEAIIKGERFWGMDFDTKAPPPADPNQREFSDELLVAARDPKQTPLRSAAKQLLAAPSTLALWQACRATPELSRDQVLDDRKARLMNVLEGVKRDYF, from the coding sequence ATGGAGCCTTACTACTGGCACTCGCATCACGGAAACTTCGGTGACGATCTCAATCTCTGGCTTTGGGACTTCCTCTTGCCAGGGTTCCGCGACGTTCATCCGGAAACCCTGCTCGTCGGCGTCGGTACCGTCCTCAACAGCGCACTCCTCCCCGCAGGCCGCAAGAAGCTGGTCCTGGGCAGCGGCTATGGCTACGGCACTCTTCCCGACATGAGCAATGCGGCCGAATGGGATATCCGTTGCGTGCGAGGACCGTTGACGGCAGCGAAGGTCGGCGTTGCAGAAGCGCTCGGCATTATCGACCCCGCAGCAATGGTTCCGCACATGCCCGAGTTCCAGAACCTGCCGAAGCTGCATAAGAAAAGCTTCGTGCCGCACTGGGAATCCGCGATTGCCGGGTTGTGGCCCACGATCTGCACGACGGTCGGGCTCAACTACATCGATCCGAGGGGCGAAGCCAAAAGCGTGATCCGCGAGATCGCGCAGTCGGAGCTCATCATCGCGGAATCCATGCACGGCGCCATCCTCGCCGATGCATTCCGCGTTCCATGGGTGGCGGTGACGACCTCGAGCAGCATCAACAATTTCAAATGGAACGATTGGGCGTCCACGCTTGGCGTGAAATATGAACCGCGCCACGTTCCTATATCGAGCCGGGCCGAGGCCATAATCAAGGGCGAGCGGTTCTGGGGAATGGACTTCGACACGAAGGCGCCGCCGCCGGCAGATCCGAACCAGCGCGAATTTTCCGACGAACTGCTCGTCGCCGCACGGGATCCCAAACAGACCCCGCTTCGCTCCGCTGCCAAGCAACTGCTTGCGGCACCGTCCACGCTCGCCCTTTGGCAGGCGTGCCGCGCCACCCCCGAACTCAGCCGCGATCAGGTCCTCGATGACCGGAAAGCGCGCCTGATGAATGTGCTGGAAGGCGTAAAGCGCGACTACTTCTGA